The Haloimpatiens massiliensis genome includes a window with the following:
- a CDS encoding phosphodiester glycosidase family protein: MSDLMTESSIDRDKTMVSRKERIKSRKVKRRNKKRKRFKILLAIFILLAGMYSSLVFLDIPVISELRDIYIETAMTTATHQWLATLFFPDSLINRVMSKKVNNSNLVSVTNIDKDVKNSENQGRNNGQAVDILNQRNLKVGDKDYAGNNVVINDIEQGILISKVSGTKFKGRIALIDDPKRVFVGTTDRKGISGRAILDFISMYDAVIGINASGFNDVGGVGNGGSIIGITYSNGEKWGEYTNGYGTIAFDKNNRLIVGGIQNWDKYNIRDGAQFSPVLISDNKKIINGSAGWGLQPRTIIGQRKDGVVIFLVIDGRQPTYSLGATMEDCAEVMQSYGAITAAACDGGSSSIMAYDGKILTKCSSPSKVGRLLPNAFLVRRK; this comes from the coding sequence GTGAGTGATTTAATGACAGAGAGTTCAATAGATAGAGATAAAACAATGGTTTCAAGAAAAGAAAGAATAAAATCCAGAAAAGTGAAAAGAAGGAATAAGAAAAGAAAAAGATTTAAGATATTATTAGCAATATTTATATTACTTGCAGGTATGTATTCAAGCTTAGTATTTTTAGATATACCTGTAATTTCAGAACTTAGAGATATATACATAGAAACTGCAATGACAACAGCAACTCATCAGTGGCTAGCTACATTATTTTTCCCAGATTCACTAATAAATAGAGTTATGAGCAAAAAAGTGAACAATTCTAATTTAGTATCAGTTACAAATATAGATAAAGATGTGAAGAATAGTGAAAACCAAGGCAGAAATAATGGACAAGCAGTAGATATTTTAAATCAGAGAAATTTAAAAGTTGGAGACAAAGATTATGCAGGAAATAATGTGGTTATAAATGATATTGAACAAGGCATTCTAATATCTAAAGTTAGCGGTACCAAGTTTAAAGGCAGGATTGCATTGATTGATGATCCAAAGAGGGTATTTGTAGGTACTACAGATAGAAAAGGTATTTCAGGAAGAGCTATTTTAGATTTTATTAGTATGTATGATGCTGTAATAGGTATAAATGCTAGTGGATTTAATGATGTTGGAGGTGTAGGAAATGGAGGCAGCATTATAGGGATTACATATTCAAATGGTGAAAAATGGGGAGAATATACAAATGGGTATGGTACAATAGCCTTTGATAAAAATAATAGGCTTATTGTTGGAGGAATACAAAATTGGGATAAATATAATATAAGAGATGGAGCTCAATTTTCACCAGTGCTAATTTCAGATAATAAGAAAATAATTAATGGTTCAGCAGGATGGGGACTTCAACCGAGAACTATTATAGGGCAAAGAAAGGATGGAGTTGTAATATTTTTAGTTATTGATGGAAGGCAGCCCACTTACAGTTTAGGGGCAACAATGGAAGACTGTGCAGAGGTTATGCAATCTTATGGAGCTATTACAGCGGCAGCATGTGATGGGGGATCATCTTCTATTATGGCTTATGATGGAAAAATTCTAACAAAATGTTCTTCTCCATCAAAGGTTGGTAGACTTCTTCCTAATGCATTTTTAGTTAGAAGAAAATAG